In the genome of Drosophila pseudoobscura strain MV-25-SWS-2005 chromosome 3, UCI_Dpse_MV25, whole genome shotgun sequence, one region contains:
- the LOC4805008 gene encoding uncharacterized protein isoform X2 — protein sequence MHFRGSSIAATAIWLFVLMLVRQQSDAAVSAASTNGTKPVPISELSAPAAIPKAVKSDDAVPVPKKKDADAIIAEKPVLTLKEQPKEPERPADQKSRAEPKLSPSSSLPVEDVRIEHSSMGNEMDFPGQAVVYVLVAITSSAIFLLVLRVYRMRLTRAERKYGVQGDRANQELTPLPMAIEDVNSDEEDHTVFELVPV from the exons ATGCACTTCCGGGGATCTTCCATCGCGGCCACAGCCATCTGGTTGTTTGTGCTGATGTTGGTGCGACAGCAGAGTGACGCAGCAGTGTCGGCAGCATCCACGAATGGCACAAAGCCCGTTCCGATATCGGAACTAAGTGCACCGGCTGCAATTCCGAAAGCGGTAAAGTCAGATGATGCAGTGCCCgtgcccaaaaaaaaggatgcTGATGCCATCATTGCTGAGAAGCCTGTGCTAACTTTGAAGGAACAACCCAAGGAGCCAGAGCGGCCAGCTGACCAAAAATCTCGGGCCGAGCCCAAGTTATCGCCATCCTCCAGTTTGCCTGTGGAGGATGTTCGCATCGAGCACTCTAGCATGGGCAATGAAATGGATTTTCCGGGACAAGCCGTCGTCTACGTTCTGGTCGCAATAACAAGTTCCGCCATTTTTCTACTTGTGTTGCGTGTCTATCG AATGCGATTAACACGAGCAGAGCGCAAATATGGGGTACAAGGCGACAGGGCCAATCAAGAGCTAACACCACTGCCCATGGCCATCGAGGATGTCAACAGCGACGAGGAGGACCACACCGTGTTCGAG TTGGTTCCAGTTTAA
- the LOC4805008 gene encoding uncharacterized protein isoform X1, translated as MHFRGSSIAATAIWLFVLMLVRQQSDAAVSAASTNGTKPVPISELSAPAAIPKAVKSDDAVPVPKKKDADAIIAEKPVLTLKEQPKEPERPADQKSRAEPKLSPSSSLPVEDVRIEHSSMGNEMDFPGQAVVYVLVAITSSAIFLLVLRVYRMRLTRAERKYGVQGDRANQELTPLPMAIEDVNSDEEDHTVFEVNRQNIRIL; from the exons ATGCACTTCCGGGGATCTTCCATCGCGGCCACAGCCATCTGGTTGTTTGTGCTGATGTTGGTGCGACAGCAGAGTGACGCAGCAGTGTCGGCAGCATCCACGAATGGCACAAAGCCCGTTCCGATATCGGAACTAAGTGCACCGGCTGCAATTCCGAAAGCGGTAAAGTCAGATGATGCAGTGCCCgtgcccaaaaaaaaggatgcTGATGCCATCATTGCTGAGAAGCCTGTGCTAACTTTGAAGGAACAACCCAAGGAGCCAGAGCGGCCAGCTGACCAAAAATCTCGGGCCGAGCCCAAGTTATCGCCATCCTCCAGTTTGCCTGTGGAGGATGTTCGCATCGAGCACTCTAGCATGGGCAATGAAATGGATTTTCCGGGACAAGCCGTCGTCTACGTTCTGGTCGCAATAACAAGTTCCGCCATTTTTCTACTTGTGTTGCGTGTCTATCG AATGCGATTAACACGAGCAGAGCGCAAATATGGGGTACAAGGCGACAGGGCCAATCAAGAGCTAACACCACTGCCCATGGCCATCGAGGATGTCAACAGCGACGAGGAGGACCACACCGTGTTCGAGGTCAATCGCCAGAATATACGCATATTATGA